The DNA window CCGTATTCATAACTTTAAAGGACCTATGCTTTAGAGCTGCTGAAGCATACATTAGGTTGTTTTCTTTAGGTTTTTGTAGGCGTGTGGGTTGGAGTTTTTCTATTTATCTTGACTTGGATTGTTTAGCAGAAATCTTCCCGTCTGACTTCTTAAAAGGACTTTGCCTCTTATTAGGTTAACCCACTGGTACTCATAGCGACTATGTTTAGCCTCTGAGCTAAAGGTCTTTCATTAGGCTACTCCTGTTAACTACAAGAAGGCTACTTTGGGGATTAGCCACTCTGAGCGCTACAAGCATTTCGCGACTTCTAGTACGCTAAACCTGTACTCATAGCTGAATTATGTTTGCCCTTCCCTCTGAACTAGGTTTTTTTCATCCTAGGCCCAAATATACTACTAACATTAGACCCCGTATTCTATGAGGCGATGATAGTGGCTTAGCACCTTAACTGGAGGGAAGGTAACATTTAGTTAAGAGTTACGGGCGACAGCTAAACATAAGTAAAGCCATATGAGACTAAAGAGACCATATTCATTATGTATAGGCTGGGCTCGCTGCTTGTACTCATCGCCTGTAGGCCTCTGGGAGGGCTAAAGATCTTTGTGGCAGATTGAGGGATGAGGGCTGGTTATACGCCTGACATATCGTTAGCCTCTGAGTACAAGGCCTTTCTTAGGTATAACCCCCACTGTCCATTAGCTGACTTAACTTTCAAAAAGCACCTGAAGCAAAAGCGCCTTCTCATTCGGTATACTGTATCTTCATCAGCCTGACTATTTTTGTTAGAACCCTCTGTATGGGGGTTTGGGTACCTTCCTCTTTAGTTAGCGCTATCCCCCACCCTAAATGCGCCTACTTCCCTTATTAGGTTGATATCTATTGTTTATTTACGCTTTGTCATTTCTGAGCTACAAGGCCTTTTTAGAGCTCTGCTGGGAGCGTTTTTGTCGTCATTTTCATTAGCTGACATTCGCTTACCGCCCCCCTGACTTGAGCTAAATGTCTTTTCATTTTAGGTTACTTTGACTGATAATCAAATCAGCGACATATAAGTATAGCCCTGACGCCTAAGAGACTTATGTCATTAGGTATGGTAGGATAGTATTCAAATTTAGCTGATCTTTTTGTTTATGCTTCGCGTCTGAGCCCTACACGGCGCCTTTCATAAGGTTACTACTGTACTTCACTAGGTCTGGTTACTGATTGTTTTGAGCCTTCTTTGAGCTTAAAGGCTTTTCATTATGCTATACAATAGTATTTTTGAGATGGAGGCGTGAGACATAAATGTCTCCAGCCACAGTCTTGAGCGAAAGGTCTTTCATTTAGGTCATTGTATTTCATAGCTGATCTATGTTAGTCCTCTGAGCTAAACGGTCTTTTCATTTATGGTTATTTGATACTTCATTATGCCCACTATTAGCCTCATGAGACTAAAGGTCATATTCATGTatggtatttttttttgtatttttcatagGCTGAGACTGGTTGTGTGGGGGCGCTCTGGGGGGTAAAGGATCTGTCTTTGACAGGTTTTACTTACTTGGGaagtttttttgtatttcattttaccAGCTAGAAACTATGTTTTTTATGGCGCGGTCGTTTCTGAGCTAAAGGTCTTCTGATTAGGTTTAAATGTTTCCGTACTCCACTCTTTGTATTTTCATAGCTGAAACATATGTTTTATTTGCTTCCTTCTGAGCTAAAGGTCTCGTTTGCATTCGGAGATTAACTAAagtattggggggggggttttttcATAGTGGACTATATTATATGCCAATACTGAAGACATAACAAGGTGCTTAAAACTACAGTGAACATCTACTTCAAACTTGGTATTTCATGGGAGGCTGGGGCTGATGTTAGTCCCTGAGCATAAGGTCTTTCAATAATAGGATACTACACTGTAAACTAACATAAGCTCGACTATGTTAGCCTGTGGGCTGAGGCGTTTATACTGCTGTATTCATTAGTTCTTTTACTTCATTAGCTGTCTATGTGAGTGCGCCTGGGCTCAGTTTGAGCTTTACGGGTGCTTCGATCTGAGGTCTAATGATAATTTCTTTTAGCTGCTATCCTGCCTCTCCCGCCATAATTCGGTGGAGCTAAAGGTGTTTTTCGAGTGTGAGGGGACTGGTCACTAGGCTGACTACTCGTTAGGCCCTGATAGCTAGAGAGCGTCGCACAATATTTAGGGGGTACTCCACCTCAGTATTACATAAAAGCTGACTATGATTAAAGCTCTGAAGCTAAAGTATAGTGTTCTTCTTACTATTAGTTGTTTTCTATTAAGGAGCTATATACATTTTGGTGCTACCTGCGACGTAGAGTTAGCTCTACATTGAGGGTTAAAGGCTTTCATTAGGATACTATAACTTGTATCTTCTCATAGCTGACATAAATGTTAGCTTTCCTCAATGAAGACTAAAGTCCTTTACAAATTCGATGAAAAAACTACTAATGTAAGTAGGCACACCAACAATGGAAGCTGAGTGATGTTAGCACCTACTAGAGTAAAGTGCTCTTTCATTAGGTACATAACTTTGTACTCATAGCTGTACTATGTTAGCTCCTTATCTGACTAAATAAGGTTAATTCATTAGGTACTTTACTGTTTTCATAGCTGACTATGTTCGCCTCTGAGCTAAAGGTCTTTTCTGTATAGACAAATTCTAATTCATAGCTGACGTATGTTAGGCGCGTTTTTTTTCTGAGTCTAAAGGCCTTTCATTAGGTTACTATCTTTCATTTAGTCTGACTATTGTAGCCCTCTGAGCTAAAGATCTTTATTCGGTACTACTCCGCCCCGCCTGTCTTTATAGCTGTACTATTGTTTAGTTCTTGGGGAGAAATAAAGGAGCTTGTGGGTAGGTACTACTGTTCACCCTCCCATCCGCTCCCGGAACAACCCCCGCCCTTTGTATTCATCGCTTTAAGCCAAAATGGGTTTCCTTCTGAGCTAAAGGCTTTCATTATGTGTTTTGACTAATGTAAATAatacatattgcaaatggactcTGTTTGGGTGGCGCGCTCTGCAGCTAAAGGCTTTTGTCTTTGAATCTATAGGTTAGGGCTCACCTATTTTGTGTATTTCATTAGCTGATCTATGTTTCACTGACGGTAAACCTCTGAGCTAAAGGCTCTTTTCAGGTTGGTATGGGGGGTATGTTTTTTATCTTTGTATGTTTCATAGCCTGTACTAGATGGGATCAGTCCTAGCCCTTGAGCATGGCGGCTCTCCCGCCCAAAACACTTTAAAGTAGGCGGGATTattcctgtctcctctctattTATATTCGCATTAGGTTACATAGCTGCTAATTAATAAAGAACTGACTAAGTTTATGCGTTCTCTGATAGTCTGATTAAAGGTCTTTTATGGTAGAAGTAGCATAAATACTAGTTGACTCTGCGCATTGGGGAGGGTGACTGGATGTTGCCCTGCCTGAGCTCAAAGGCCTTTCAATTAGGAAAATTGAGTAAAACTGGAGGGGATTCATGAGTCTGACTTATGGTTGTAAAGAGCCTCACATGAGCTAAAAAGCGCTCCCTTCATTTAGGTTGACCTTTATACTTTATTGGTCCTTTTAAGAAAAAAGTGGAAGGGGGAGGTAGGTTCATGAAGCTGCTATGTTCACGCGCATACCTTGTAGACGAATAGGAGGTTTCATTTCTCCACGCCGTATACTTTAACAATTCAAATAAGCCGTATAACTTTCAGACTGTGATGGCGTGAGTGCCCCCTGGGCTTCTATGTATCATAACTGCGCTTAAAGGTCTAATATAACATACTAAGAGATACGTATCATCAAGATAGAACTATAATATTAGAAGGCGACTCGTGTGAGTTCTTATTTATTATGGTTTTCATTAGGTACTCCCTCTTGCTGTTACCCTTCCATCTGTTTATGCTGATCTTGCTCGCTCTGCCCTGCTGAGCTGAGCTTTTAATTAGGTCATTGGTGCAGGTTAGGTTACTTGGATTTTTTTTCATAGCTTGCTCTAATAGTTAATGCCCTGCCTGAGACTCATGGGTTAATATCATCTAAAGAGTGTAGTGAAGCCGTAACAAGCCCCCCCTCTTCCAATAAGCTGACTATGTCATCTAGCTACCTTATAGACTACTATCTGACATTAAGCCTCTGTATAAGGCCTTTCATTAGTACTACTGATTCATAGTGACTATGTTAGCCCTCTGGCTAAAGGCCTTCATAGGTACTCTGTATTCATAGCTGACTATGTTGCCTCTGAGCTAAAGTCTTTTCATTAGTACTACTGTACTCATAGCTGACTAGTTAGCGCTCTGAGCTAAAGGCCTTTCATTAGGTACTACTCTAGCTGACTATGTTTAGCTCTTGAGCTAAAGGCTTTCATAGCTACTACTGTATTCATTAGCTGACGTATGTTAGCCCTCTGGAGCTAAAGGCTTTTCTTTAGGGACTACTGTATCATATAGCTGACTATGTTGCCCTCTGACCTTAAAGGCCTTTCTTAGGTACTACTGTATTCATAGCTGACTATGTTAGAGCCTCTGAGCTAAAGGCCTTTCATATGCTACTACTGTATTCATAGCTGACATATTTTAGCCTCGTGCAGCTAAAGGCTCTTTCATTAGGTACTACTCATAGCTGACTATGTCTTAGCCTGCTGAGCAGACGTAGAGAACTACTAATGACTACTCTGTATATCTAGTTAGCCTAGGTATTAGGGACAGGTATTACGTAAACGGTATTAGACTAGGTATTAGGACTAGGTATAGTAGGGACTAGGTATTTAGGTATTTGGACTAGGTATTAGGGACTAGGTATTAGGTCTATGGTATTAGGACTAGGTATTAGGATCTTAGAGATAGTATTAGGTCTAGGTATTAGGACTAGGTATGTAGGTAGTTAGGACTAGGTAGTATTAGGACTAGGTATTAGGACTAGGTATTTAGGACTAGGTATTAGGATCTAGGTATTTGGAGTAGGTATTAGGACTAGGTTATTAGGACTAGGTATTGTCTAGGTATTCGGTACTAGGTATTAGGACTAGGTATTAGGATAGGTATCTGAGACTAGGTATTAGACTAGTATTAGGACTTAGGTATAGGATCTAGTTTAGGACTAGTATTAGATCTAGTATATAGGTCTAGGTAATTAGACAGGTATTAGTAGGTATTAGGACTCTAGGTATTAGGACTAGGTATTAGGACTAGGTATTAGGACTAGGTATTAGGACTAGGTATTAGGACTAGGTATTAGGACTAGGTATTAGGTATACTACTCACTTCCGAGGTGCCGAGGGGCAGGCCCAGCAGGGTGTGGACCACGAAGGTGAGGATGGTTGCCAGGGTGGGGATGATGGTTGTGATGGAGGAGTTGATACTCTGGGTGTAGCCAGCCATCTCCAGCAGCTGCTTCTCCTTCTTCCTGATGTCTGATGGGGGGGAAACACACAACGGCAGATATGGGACGTGTCCCatatggctccctattccctttatagg is part of the Salvelinus sp. IW2-2015 unplaced genomic scaffold, ASM291031v2 Un_scaffold7580, whole genome shotgun sequence genome and encodes:
- the LOC112079316 gene encoding ATP-binding cassette sub-family C member 12, which produces MARLIQVFRRKAVSVTDTRVRTMNEVLTCIKLIKMYAWETSFQKKITDIRKKEKQLLEMAGYTQSINSSITTIIPTLATILTFVVHTLLGLPLGTSEVSSIPNT